A genomic region of Nitrospirota bacterium contains the following coding sequences:
- the nuoF gene encoding NADH-quinone oxidoreductase subunit NuoF — translation MNIEDLKTLHEKSKAAFRPDSGKYKTKVTVHMGTCGLAAGAKQVMDTLVEEVKKSGLADILIATSGCAGLCGREPIMTVEQPGSEPVKYCDLNSEKTQKIVKEHLAEGNVVSSMALPAKKDMPFMNLQELRVLRNTGFMDPESIDEYIARDGYLAAAKALTMTKEDIIKTVKDSGLRGRGGAGFLTGLKWEFASRVPSEIKYMLCNGDEGDPGAFMDRSVMEADPHSVIEGMIIGAKAIGANYGYIYVRAEYPLAVKRLQMAIDKATEMGLLGKNILNTGFDFELGIYLGAGAFVCGEETALMRSLEGKRGMPRPRPPFPAVKGLWDKPSVLNNVETLAQIAPIILNGSEWYRTAGTEKSAGTKVFALTGAVNNVGLVEVPMGIPLRQIIYDIGGGIRKGRKFKSVQLGGPSGGCIPEHLLDIPVTYEDIMATGAIVGSGGMVVMDDNTCMVGTAKFFLEFTADESCGKCTPCRVGTKILLDMLTDITEGKGKEGDIETLEDLSRDIITTSLCGLGQTAPNPVLSTIRYFKNEYESHIHQKWCKAGVCRSLTTFMIDEKLCKACGACLRACPAKAIVGEKKVPHKIIQELCVHCRSCYDTCKFNSIRILPAGFEGDPNEFLEKASAGKKEEK, via the coding sequence CTGAATATAGAAGATCTTAAAACGCTCCATGAAAAGAGCAAGGCGGCTTTCAGACCTGACAGCGGCAAGTATAAAACAAAGGTGACAGTCCATATGGGCACCTGCGGACTTGCCGCAGGCGCAAAACAGGTGATGGACACGCTCGTTGAAGAGGTGAAAAAGAGCGGCCTTGCAGACATCCTGATCGCAACATCAGGATGCGCAGGGCTCTGCGGCAGAGAACCGATCATGACGGTTGAGCAGCCGGGATCTGAGCCGGTCAAGTATTGTGACCTCAACAGTGAAAAGACCCAGAAGATTGTGAAGGAACATCTTGCCGAGGGCAACGTTGTCTCGTCAATGGCCCTCCCTGCCAAGAAAGATATGCCGTTCATGAATCTTCAGGAACTTCGCGTATTGAGGAACACCGGCTTTATGGATCCGGAAAGCATAGATGAATATATAGCGCGTGACGGGTATCTCGCAGCAGCAAAAGCGCTTACGATGACAAAAGAAGATATTATCAAGACCGTAAAGGACTCCGGTCTGAGGGGCAGGGGTGGTGCAGGCTTCCTTACCGGACTTAAATGGGAGTTCGCCTCACGGGTACCATCAGAAATAAAGTATATGCTCTGCAATGGTGACGAGGGCGATCCCGGTGCATTCATGGACAGGTCTGTCATGGAGGCTGATCCTCACTCTGTCATTGAGGGAATGATCATTGGTGCAAAAGCTATCGGAGCAAACTACGGATATATTTATGTCAGGGCTGAATATCCCCTTGCAGTCAAGAGACTGCAGATGGCCATTGACAAGGCAACCGAAATGGGCCTTTTGGGCAAAAACATATTAAACACCGGCTTTGACTTTGAACTCGGGATCTATCTCGGAGCAGGAGCATTTGTCTGCGGCGAGGAGACTGCACTTATGCGCTCCCTTGAAGGCAAGCGAGGCATGCCAAGGCCAAGGCCTCCCTTCCCTGCAGTCAAGGGGCTCTGGGACAAGCCTTCGGTGCTGAACAACGTAGAGACCCTTGCACAGATAGCACCTATCATTCTCAATGGGTCTGAATGGTACAGGACCGCAGGTACGGAAAAGAGCGCAGGCACCAAGGTATTTGCCCTCACCGGAGCGGTCAATAATGTCGGCCTTGTCGAAGTGCCTATGGGCATCCCTCTCAGGCAGATTATCTACGACATCGGAGGCGGCATCAGGAAAGGAAGAAAGTTCAAGTCCGTACAGCTCGGCGGCCCGTCAGGAGGCTGCATACCGGAACATCTTCTGGACATCCCCGTGACCTATGAAGACATCATGGCAACCGGAGCAATCGTCGGTTCAGGCGGCATGGTTGTCATGGACGACAATACCTGCATGGTCGGCACGGCAAAATTCTTTCTTGAGTTTACGGCTGACGAATCCTGCGGCAAGTGTACGCCCTGCAGGGTCGGCACAAAGATTCTTCTCGATATGCTCACTGACATCACCGAGGGGAAAGGCAAGGAAGGAGACATTGAAACGCTTGAGGACCTGAGCAGGGACATCATCACAACATCACTCTGCGGCCTTGGTCAGACGGCCCCCAATCCGGTCCTTTCTACGATCAGATATTTCAAAAACGAATATGAATCTCATATCCATCAGAAATGGTGCAAAGCAGGCGTATGCCGCAGCCTCACAACATTCATGATCGATGAAAAACTCTGTAAGGCCTGTGGTGCATGCCTCAGGGCATGCCCGGCAAAGGCAATAGTCGGCGAGAAGAAGGTGCCTCATAAGATCATCCAGGAACTCTGCGTACATTGCAGATCCTGCTATGATACCTGCAAATTCAACTCTATCAGGATCCTCCCTGCGGGCTTTGAAGGCGATCCAAATGAGTTCCTCGAAAAAGCCTCAGCAGGCAAAAAGGAGGAGAAATAA
- a CDS encoding NAD(P)H-dependent oxidoreductase subunit E — protein sequence MAAEPKILVVDDELVVIKSAERVLKSEGYQIEGALGGREAILKMEQGNYDLVFTDLKMPEVDGITLIRWIKKSRPNIGIVIITGYPSQETMKEAIDLGIIDYVPKPFTPSVLLDVTKRAVQWAEGRKPAEEKGAEEFPPSMAAELDRVIREYRHRPGCLIPVLQRAQEIVGYLPPIVQKRVAKGLNIPQAEVHSVVSFYSFFTMKPRGDHNIRVCLGTACYVKGIEGVVDKIRETLKINVGETTDDKKFSLEGVRCLGACGLAPVMVIDEDTFGNMSAKKAIEIINRYSPVTAEASAVAEEALAGQEE from the coding sequence ATGGCTGCTGAACCCAAGATCCTGGTCGTTGATGACGAACTCGTTGTCATCAAGAGTGCCGAACGGGTACTAAAGAGCGAAGGATACCAGATAGAGGGGGCGCTTGGGGGTCGGGAAGCGATCCTCAAGATGGAACAGGGCAATTATGATCTGGTCTTTACTGACCTGAAGATGCCGGAGGTTGACGGCATAACGCTTATTCGGTGGATCAAGAAATCCAGACCGAATATCGGGATCGTCATCATAACGGGATATCCATCGCAGGAGACCATGAAAGAGGCGATAGACCTCGGCATCATAGACTATGTGCCGAAACCTTTCACCCCCTCGGTTCTGCTTGATGTTACAAAAAGGGCTGTGCAGTGGGCTGAAGGAAGAAAACCCGCGGAGGAAAAAGGCGCGGAGGAGTTCCCGCCGTCTATGGCGGCAGAGCTCGACAGGGTTATACGCGAATACCGCCACAGGCCGGGATGCCTGATCCCCGTTTTGCAGAGAGCGCAGGAAATTGTGGGATATCTCCCGCCAATCGTCCAGAAGCGTGTAGCAAAAGGTCTGAATATACCCCAGGCAGAGGTTCACAGCGTTGTCTCCTTCTACTCGTTCTTTACCATGAAGCCCCGCGGCGATCATAATATCAGGGTATGCCTCGGAACCGCATGCTACGTCAAGGGGATCGAGGGTGTTGTTGACAAAATCAGGGAAACGCTCAAGATCAATGTTGGGGAGACAACAGACGACAAGAAATTCTCACTCGAAGGAGTGCGCTGTCTCGGTGCATGCGGCCTGGCACCGGTCATGGTCATCGATGAAGATACCTTCGGCAATATGTCTGCAAAAAAAGCGATAGAAATAATCAATCGCTACTCACCTGTTACTGCAGAAGCATCTGCCGTTGCTGAAGAAGCGCTTGCAGGACAGGAGGAATAA